A genomic region of Rhipicephalus sanguineus isolate Rsan-2018 chromosome 1, BIME_Rsan_1.4, whole genome shotgun sequence contains the following coding sequences:
- the LOC119378166 gene encoding uncharacterized protein LOC119378166 isoform X1, translated as MSLRRPFSEEDTGPLLTLGDRVVWLFEHGPEHGWVRWIGRIPVVSSNWTIGVEFDNPIGAGDGKFGGKRYFYARNDHAYFLPNSSLLRACDYNSSFRKQNSLGQSIPGLQAKMFTFPHQYSVAKYPFPGSTKGVEATHLTAAHLISSCSSREHGVCGTSKLHQSHSTHAQDEPNLSDYDNWLDGKDPCNVHVKSWKSSSTHSVVSCPPVLLPKMLVTREQSSSSDSDVNFGSLRSLMSCFTLGSHRKKKRRKKKKKSHRLVIVTGSDNSNYCCPSGSVSAAQVRQHVCEGDIQHSAKKYGTKELPCISSGPKAIWRYSLQEQDMQKNDASCKEPAAVEISEQKAPPKLPPKTCTRKKRLAPQPPGDSITPTGTLLRKPLPPVAVPCSSSSLSTDSLSLTRRRSRKKPAPQPPRRDVWHSIAKSGTLPSVVEKGLYANEATVDSKAVHNLKVQSLPKADFNVSGASAVHPYLLESQHGQQAEKRQEYGRNLADLVVKPDLPVKTIPSPFTYVGDDSAEATGCGSSVKNKSINESQGAKLFHEKDKPALIRPMASEGEKSIVQQPQASSIVLQPQASNREVRSSTLPPTRQCPPILEEEEPYASTAVGGESNNLESVLKRNSNVFELLDAFSKLESNSDEMQKDSEPESPKHSRKQGKSLKSLFQKHPADASKVVSTKWTYTPMESKKDNFLTASKPGSHVTATLEDRATADSKTENIDVSLWEYEAKCVKNLPSQSPLNTQLASCRMNLKPVSHSPDFGNVFCKLRPQASSSSPGNPPWKHQQQTVKMLPDELRPSVSELPAVEAKNKTSGGKKEGGGGLVAETASCADAAATAACSLEVMAGKASPVSLPQVSTHANAHTSSGRQRPPVHPNSPTALMQAKLPALFRQLEEAISKGEHDRAAILARELAMYKVSCSLRRVRKVAPDPKQFIVKMYVEDRKSHVGPFSLPVHPEMTVSNLKKKVETEYNIPARVQRWILGKNLATDDGATLEHFGVSHSACPVFLYLVSPAEELRAEEVIRNRCWKPPDSVASTEEGEEVASAIARNEPSDASSTLDALLNDRAAGWTCQLCGINNTEPGTCAMCGVAMVVDASHQSAGADHNVEAALAHNTEPSETHDQLEASNGPAQVNFPLNKEDASHVEEPEQAPSPQTLLPQDYMRLVELDEQDLVPSMEAFECSVCFLGIEPGQGVLLRDCLHMFCRECLSSSVRYAEEAMVKCPFRNNEYSCSSHLQEREIRALVSPEVYEHHLSRSVKTAESQAPNSFHCKTADCPGWCVLEDNVNTFMCPVCGHSNCLTCRAIHEGKNCLQYQDELDFNAPDGQEAKQTKEYLDNMVKEGQAMHCPQCRVIVMKKWGCDWLKCSVCQTEICWVTKGPRWGPQGKGDTSAGCKCGVNGVKCHPKCNYCH; from the exons ATGTCTCTAAGGAGGCCTTTTAGTGAAGAGGATACAGGACCGCTTCTGACGTTAGGAGACCGTGTGGTGTGGTTGTTTGAACATGGGCCTGAACATGGCTGGGTTCGTTGGATTGGTCGAATTCCTGTTGTTTCTTCCAACTGGACCATTGGCGTGGAATTT GATAATCCTATTGGAGCAGGAGATGGAAAATTTGGTGGGAAGCGCTACTTCTATGCCAGAAATGATCACGCCTACTTTCTGCCAAACTCAAGTTTGCTTCGTGCTTGTGACTACAACAGTAGTTTCCGAAAACAAA aCTCTCTTGGACAATCTATACCAGGTCTTCAAGCAAAGATGTTCACCTTCCCCCATCAGTACAGTGTGGCCAAGTATCCCTTT CCTGGCTCTACAAAAGGTGTTGAAGCCACCCACTTAACTGCAGCCCATCTTATCAGCTCCTGCAGCAGCAGGGAGCATGGTGTGTGTGGTACTAGCAAGCTACACCAGTCCCACTCCACTCATGCACAGGATGAGCCCAACTTATCAGATTATGACAACTGGCTAGATGGCAAGGATCCATGCAATGTGCATGTCAAGTCCTGGAAAAGCAGCAGCACCCATTCAGTGGTGAGCTGTCCACCTGTGCTACTCCCCAAGATGCTTGTGACACGTGAGCAGTCCTCAAGCTCAGACAGTGATGTTAATTTTGGGAGCCTGCGTTCTCTTATGTCCTGTTTTACGTTGGGCTCGCATCGTAAAAAGAAGcgcaggaagaagaagaagaaaagccaTCGTCTGGTGATTGTGACAGGCTCAGACAACAGCAACTACTGCTGTCCTAGTGGAAGTGTGTCTGCTGCACAAGTGCGACAACATGTATGTGAGGGTGACATTCAGCATTCTGCTAAGAAGTATGGTACAAAGGAGCTGCCTTGTATATCTAGTGGTCCAAAGGCCATCTGGAGGTACTCTCTGCAGGAACAGGACATGCAGAAAAATGACGCTTCTTGCAAAGAACCTGCCGCCGTGGAAATTTCAGAGCAAAAGGCCCCACCAAAGCTCCCACCAAAGACCTGTACCAGAAAGAAACGCTTGGCTCCACAGCCTCCTGGTGACAGTATTACCCCAACTGGGACACTACTAAGAAAACCTTTGCCACCAGTGGCTGTTCCTTGTAGCTCATCTTCACTCAGCACTGACAGCCTAAGCTTGACCCGACGGCGATCTCGCAAAAAGCCTGCACCTCAGCCACCAAGGCGTGATGTCTGGCATTCTATAGCCAAGTCAGGAACTCTTCCAAGTGTAGTAGAGAAAGGACTATATGCCAATGAAGCCACAGTGGATAGCAAAGCTGTGCATAACTTAAAAGTGCAGTCACTTCCAAAGGCTGATTTCAATGTGTCTGGCGCTTCTGCTGTTCATCCTTATTTGCTTGAAAGTCAGCATGGCCAACAAGCTGAAAAAAGACAAGAATATGGAAGAAATTTAGCTGACTTGGTAGTCAAGCCGGACCTCCCTGTTAAAACTATTCCGAGTCCTTTTACCTATGTAGGTGATGACAGTGCTGAGGCTACTGGATGTGGTAGCTCTGTTAAAAACAAGAGCATTAATGAAAGTCAAGGTGCCAAACTGTTTCATGAGAAAGACAAGCCAGCTCTCATCAGACCAATGGCTTCAGAAGGGGAAAAAAGCATTGTTCAGCAACCTCAAGCCTCAAGCATTGTTCTCCAGCCTCAAGCCTCCAATCGTGAAGTGAGATCATCCACTTTGCCACCTACAAGGCAGTGCCCTCCTATTTTAGAAGAGGAGGAACCATATGCCAGCACTGCAGTAGGTGGAGAGTCCAATAACTTGGAATCTGTATTGAAACGTAATTCAAATGTGTTTGAACTGTTGGATGCTTTTAGCAAGCTTGAATCGAATTCTGATGAGATGCAAAAGGACAGTGAGCCTGAGTCACCAAAGCACTCTCGAAAGCAGGGGAAATCTCTGAAGTCGCTCTTTCAGAAACACCCAGCAGATGCCAGCAAAGTTGTCTCTACAAAATGGACATATACGCCTATGGAATCCAAGAAAGATAATTTTTTGACCGCTTCAAAGCCTGGATCTCATGTTACTGCAACACTTGAAGATAGGGCAACAGCAGATTCCAAGACTGAAAACATTGATGTGAGTTTGTGGGAATATGAGGCAAAGTGCGTGAAGAACCTGCCATCTCAGTCACCTTTGAATACACAATTGGCATCCTGTAGAATGAACCTCAAGCCTGTCAGCCATTCTCCTGACTTTGGCAATGTGTTTTGCAAACTGCGCCCGCAAGCAAGTAGCTCTTCTCCTGGAAATCCACCTTGG AAACACCAACAGCAAACTGTGAAAATGCTGCCAGACGAACTAAGACCAAGTGTCTCAGAGCTGCCAGCTGTGGAGGCTAAAAATAAAACTTCCGGAGGGAAGAAGGAAGGTGGAGGAGGCTTGGTTGCCGAAACTGCTTCGTGCGCAGACGCAGCTGCCACTGCTGCATGCTCACTTGAAGTGATGGCAGGCAAGGCCTCTCCTGTGTCGTTACCCCAGGTCTCAACACATGCCAATGCTCATACGAGTTCAG GAAGGCAGCGACCACCTGTGCATCCAAATTCTCCAACTGCTCTTATGCAAGCAAAATTACCAGCTCTATTTCGGCAGCTTGAAGAAGCAATTAGCAAAGGGGAGCATGATAGAGCTGCGATTTTGGCGAGGGAGCTGGCTATGTACAAGGTGTCCTGTTCTCTACGACGAGTCCGGAAAGTAGCACCAGACCCTAAGCAGTTTAT AGTAAAAATGTATGTGGAAGACAGGAAGTCTCATGTTGGTCCATTTTCATTGCCAGTCCATCCAGAGATGACTGTGAGCAATCTTAAGAAAAAG GTTGAGACTGAGTACAACATTCCTGCAAGGGTTCAGCGATGGATCCTGGGCAAAAACCTGGCCACTGATGATGGGGCTACGCTGGAACACTTTGGTGTGAGCCACAGTGCATGCCCTGTCTTCCTGTACCTGGTGAGCCCAGCAGAGGAGCTAAGGGCTGAAGAGGTCATCCGAAACAGGTGCTGGAAGCCCCCAGATAGTGTTGCTAGCACTGAAGAAGGTGAAGAGGTGGCAAGTGCAATAGCCAGAAATGAACCTTCTGATGCATCAAGTACTTTGGATGCTCTCCTCAATGACCGTGCAGCAG ggTGGACATGTCAGCTGTGCGGTATAAATAATACTGAACCAGGCACGTGCGCAATGTGTGGTGTTGCAATGGTTGTGGATGCAAGTCACCAAAGCGCGGGTGCTGACCATAATGTTGAAGCTGCTCTTGCTCACAATACTGAACCCAGTGAAACACATGACCAACTTGAAGCCAGTAACGGTCCTGCTCAAGTTAACTTCCCTCTCAACAAG GAGGATGCAAGCCATGTTGAGGAACCGGAACAAGCTCCTTCACCACAAACTTTATTGCCCCAAGACTACATGCGGCTTGTCGAACTTGATGAACAAGACTTGGTACCAAGCATGGAAGCATTTGAGTGTTCAGTTTGCTTTCTAGGCATAGAGCCTGGCCAAGGGGTCCTGTTGAGGGATTGCTTGCATATGTTTTGCAG AGAGTGCCTATCAAGTTCTGTTCGCTATGCTGAAGAGGCTATGGTAAAGTGCCCTTTCAGAAACAATGAATATTCGTGCAGCAGCCATCTGCAAGAAAGGGAAATCAGGGCG CTGGTGAGCCCGGAGGTATACGAGCACCACTTGTCACGTAGTGTGAAGACTGCCGAGAGCCAGGCACCTAATAGCTTCCATTGCAAGACCGCAGACTGTCCTGGCTGGTGCGTGCTGGAGGACAACGTCAACACGTTCATGTGTCCTGTGTGTGGCCACTCAAACTGCCTCACTTGCCGAGCCATTCACGAGGGCAAGAATTGTCTCCAGTACCAGGACGAACTAGATTTTAATGCCCCCGATGGCCAGGAGGCAAAGCAGACTAAAGAATATTTAGAT AATATGGTAAAGGAAGGCCAAGCAATGCACTGCCCACAATGTCGTGTTATTGTCATGAAAAAATGGGGTTGTGACTGGCTCAAATGCTCTGTGTGCCAGACAGAAATCTGCTGGGTTACTAAAGGTCCGCGATGGGGACCACAG ggCAAAGGAGATACTTCTGCTGGCTGCAAATGTGGAGTGAATGGAGTAAAATGCCATCCCAAGTGCAATTACTGCCACTGA
- the LOC119378166 gene encoding uncharacterized protein LOC119378166 isoform X2 has protein sequence MLVTREQSSSSDSDVNFGSLRSLMSCFTLGSHRKKKRRKKKKKSHRLVIVTGSDNSNYCCPSGSVSAAQVRQHVCEGDIQHSAKKYGTKELPCISSGPKAIWRYSLQEQDMQKNDASCKEPAAVEISEQKAPPKLPPKTCTRKKRLAPQPPGDSITPTGTLLRKPLPPVAVPCSSSSLSTDSLSLTRRRSRKKPAPQPPRRDVWHSIAKSGTLPSVVEKGLYANEATVDSKAVHNLKVQSLPKADFNVSGASAVHPYLLESQHGQQAEKRQEYGRNLADLVVKPDLPVKTIPSPFTYVGDDSAEATGCGSSVKNKSINESQGAKLFHEKDKPALIRPMASEGEKSIVQQPQASSIVLQPQASNREVRSSTLPPTRQCPPILEEEEPYASTAVGGESNNLESVLKRNSNVFELLDAFSKLESNSDEMQKDSEPESPKHSRKQGKSLKSLFQKHPADASKVVSTKWTYTPMESKKDNFLTASKPGSHVTATLEDRATADSKTENIDVSLWEYEAKCVKNLPSQSPLNTQLASCRMNLKPVSHSPDFGNVFCKLRPQASSSSPGNPPWKHQQQTVKMLPDELRPSVSELPAVEAKNKTSGGKKEGGGGLVAETASCADAAATAACSLEVMAGKASPVSLPQVSTHANAHTSSGRQRPPVHPNSPTALMQAKLPALFRQLEEAISKGEHDRAAILARELAMYKVSCSLRRVRKVAPDPKQFIVKMYVEDRKSHVGPFSLPVHPEMTVSNLKKKVETEYNIPARVQRWILGKNLATDDGATLEHFGVSHSACPVFLYLVSPAEELRAEEVIRNRCWKPPDSVASTEEGEEVASAIARNEPSDASSTLDALLNDRAAGWTCQLCGINNTEPGTCAMCGVAMVVDASHQSAGADHNVEAALAHNTEPSETHDQLEASNGPAQVNFPLNKEDASHVEEPEQAPSPQTLLPQDYMRLVELDEQDLVPSMEAFECSVCFLGIEPGQGVLLRDCLHMFCRECLSSSVRYAEEAMVKCPFRNNEYSCSSHLQEREIRALVSPEVYEHHLSRSVKTAESQAPNSFHCKTADCPGWCVLEDNVNTFMCPVCGHSNCLTCRAIHEGKNCLQYQDELDFNAPDGQEAKQTKEYLDNMVKEGQAMHCPQCRVIVMKKWGCDWLKCSVCQTEICWVTKGPRWGPQGKGDTSAGCKCGVNGVKCHPKCNYCH, from the exons ATGCTTGTGACACGTGAGCAGTCCTCAAGCTCAGACAGTGATGTTAATTTTGGGAGCCTGCGTTCTCTTATGTCCTGTTTTACGTTGGGCTCGCATCGTAAAAAGAAGcgcaggaagaagaagaagaaaagccaTCGTCTGGTGATTGTGACAGGCTCAGACAACAGCAACTACTGCTGTCCTAGTGGAAGTGTGTCTGCTGCACAAGTGCGACAACATGTATGTGAGGGTGACATTCAGCATTCTGCTAAGAAGTATGGTACAAAGGAGCTGCCTTGTATATCTAGTGGTCCAAAGGCCATCTGGAGGTACTCTCTGCAGGAACAGGACATGCAGAAAAATGACGCTTCTTGCAAAGAACCTGCCGCCGTGGAAATTTCAGAGCAAAAGGCCCCACCAAAGCTCCCACCAAAGACCTGTACCAGAAAGAAACGCTTGGCTCCACAGCCTCCTGGTGACAGTATTACCCCAACTGGGACACTACTAAGAAAACCTTTGCCACCAGTGGCTGTTCCTTGTAGCTCATCTTCACTCAGCACTGACAGCCTAAGCTTGACCCGACGGCGATCTCGCAAAAAGCCTGCACCTCAGCCACCAAGGCGTGATGTCTGGCATTCTATAGCCAAGTCAGGAACTCTTCCAAGTGTAGTAGAGAAAGGACTATATGCCAATGAAGCCACAGTGGATAGCAAAGCTGTGCATAACTTAAAAGTGCAGTCACTTCCAAAGGCTGATTTCAATGTGTCTGGCGCTTCTGCTGTTCATCCTTATTTGCTTGAAAGTCAGCATGGCCAACAAGCTGAAAAAAGACAAGAATATGGAAGAAATTTAGCTGACTTGGTAGTCAAGCCGGACCTCCCTGTTAAAACTATTCCGAGTCCTTTTACCTATGTAGGTGATGACAGTGCTGAGGCTACTGGATGTGGTAGCTCTGTTAAAAACAAGAGCATTAATGAAAGTCAAGGTGCCAAACTGTTTCATGAGAAAGACAAGCCAGCTCTCATCAGACCAATGGCTTCAGAAGGGGAAAAAAGCATTGTTCAGCAACCTCAAGCCTCAAGCATTGTTCTCCAGCCTCAAGCCTCCAATCGTGAAGTGAGATCATCCACTTTGCCACCTACAAGGCAGTGCCCTCCTATTTTAGAAGAGGAGGAACCATATGCCAGCACTGCAGTAGGTGGAGAGTCCAATAACTTGGAATCTGTATTGAAACGTAATTCAAATGTGTTTGAACTGTTGGATGCTTTTAGCAAGCTTGAATCGAATTCTGATGAGATGCAAAAGGACAGTGAGCCTGAGTCACCAAAGCACTCTCGAAAGCAGGGGAAATCTCTGAAGTCGCTCTTTCAGAAACACCCAGCAGATGCCAGCAAAGTTGTCTCTACAAAATGGACATATACGCCTATGGAATCCAAGAAAGATAATTTTTTGACCGCTTCAAAGCCTGGATCTCATGTTACTGCAACACTTGAAGATAGGGCAACAGCAGATTCCAAGACTGAAAACATTGATGTGAGTTTGTGGGAATATGAGGCAAAGTGCGTGAAGAACCTGCCATCTCAGTCACCTTTGAATACACAATTGGCATCCTGTAGAATGAACCTCAAGCCTGTCAGCCATTCTCCTGACTTTGGCAATGTGTTTTGCAAACTGCGCCCGCAAGCAAGTAGCTCTTCTCCTGGAAATCCACCTTGG AAACACCAACAGCAAACTGTGAAAATGCTGCCAGACGAACTAAGACCAAGTGTCTCAGAGCTGCCAGCTGTGGAGGCTAAAAATAAAACTTCCGGAGGGAAGAAGGAAGGTGGAGGAGGCTTGGTTGCCGAAACTGCTTCGTGCGCAGACGCAGCTGCCACTGCTGCATGCTCACTTGAAGTGATGGCAGGCAAGGCCTCTCCTGTGTCGTTACCCCAGGTCTCAACACATGCCAATGCTCATACGAGTTCAG GAAGGCAGCGACCACCTGTGCATCCAAATTCTCCAACTGCTCTTATGCAAGCAAAATTACCAGCTCTATTTCGGCAGCTTGAAGAAGCAATTAGCAAAGGGGAGCATGATAGAGCTGCGATTTTGGCGAGGGAGCTGGCTATGTACAAGGTGTCCTGTTCTCTACGACGAGTCCGGAAAGTAGCACCAGACCCTAAGCAGTTTAT AGTAAAAATGTATGTGGAAGACAGGAAGTCTCATGTTGGTCCATTTTCATTGCCAGTCCATCCAGAGATGACTGTGAGCAATCTTAAGAAAAAG GTTGAGACTGAGTACAACATTCCTGCAAGGGTTCAGCGATGGATCCTGGGCAAAAACCTGGCCACTGATGATGGGGCTACGCTGGAACACTTTGGTGTGAGCCACAGTGCATGCCCTGTCTTCCTGTACCTGGTGAGCCCAGCAGAGGAGCTAAGGGCTGAAGAGGTCATCCGAAACAGGTGCTGGAAGCCCCCAGATAGTGTTGCTAGCACTGAAGAAGGTGAAGAGGTGGCAAGTGCAATAGCCAGAAATGAACCTTCTGATGCATCAAGTACTTTGGATGCTCTCCTCAATGACCGTGCAGCAG ggTGGACATGTCAGCTGTGCGGTATAAATAATACTGAACCAGGCACGTGCGCAATGTGTGGTGTTGCAATGGTTGTGGATGCAAGTCACCAAAGCGCGGGTGCTGACCATAATGTTGAAGCTGCTCTTGCTCACAATACTGAACCCAGTGAAACACATGACCAACTTGAAGCCAGTAACGGTCCTGCTCAAGTTAACTTCCCTCTCAACAAG GAGGATGCAAGCCATGTTGAGGAACCGGAACAAGCTCCTTCACCACAAACTTTATTGCCCCAAGACTACATGCGGCTTGTCGAACTTGATGAACAAGACTTGGTACCAAGCATGGAAGCATTTGAGTGTTCAGTTTGCTTTCTAGGCATAGAGCCTGGCCAAGGGGTCCTGTTGAGGGATTGCTTGCATATGTTTTGCAG AGAGTGCCTATCAAGTTCTGTTCGCTATGCTGAAGAGGCTATGGTAAAGTGCCCTTTCAGAAACAATGAATATTCGTGCAGCAGCCATCTGCAAGAAAGGGAAATCAGGGCG CTGGTGAGCCCGGAGGTATACGAGCACCACTTGTCACGTAGTGTGAAGACTGCCGAGAGCCAGGCACCTAATAGCTTCCATTGCAAGACCGCAGACTGTCCTGGCTGGTGCGTGCTGGAGGACAACGTCAACACGTTCATGTGTCCTGTGTGTGGCCACTCAAACTGCCTCACTTGCCGAGCCATTCACGAGGGCAAGAATTGTCTCCAGTACCAGGACGAACTAGATTTTAATGCCCCCGATGGCCAGGAGGCAAAGCAGACTAAAGAATATTTAGAT AATATGGTAAAGGAAGGCCAAGCAATGCACTGCCCACAATGTCGTGTTATTGTCATGAAAAAATGGGGTTGTGACTGGCTCAAATGCTCTGTGTGCCAGACAGAAATCTGCTGGGTTACTAAAGGTCCGCGATGGGGACCACAG ggCAAAGGAGATACTTCTGCTGGCTGCAAATGTGGAGTGAATGGAGTAAAATGCCATCCCAAGTGCAATTACTGCCACTGA